Proteins from one Procambarus clarkii isolate CNS0578487 chromosome 40, FALCON_Pclarkii_2.0, whole genome shotgun sequence genomic window:
- the LOC123757832 gene encoding F-box only protein 30 isoform X3, whose protein sequence is MFSDNQLDRLRACLGGSQEMEAPVESDREEGSDESVGIAEDYDDEVDINIHFHCEHCFKMMKCTERPKPGWCCELEMCFNGCGHKFHVCKTEEHRLMCSHERVPCINAGYGCPHWMQRRFIAEHLPFCPASVIICNAEWNRWALGAKEREKVSMAKGLTALYDPTDLDMALALHDQELVNEMQKMPKKVRATLCNGITRRFPCLPLTLHGSRHETPQEHFNFHKISRSATDEEDDDLTPGGTRRNSGQSAPAVKSDDISAICCIHGIIKDICIFCRDDPDEPDFKMGKVWRERLSTKKPGEIRWVEEPRVEKVRKRNPFGVFSYKKYDESDEEEEGNTLDKINLIVDDEGRPIGKRARFQTPPPAPLTCKGLTMELTLKHYSRHQTKPRPMFTFQCMQEVRRSEFSSHYQNVHSEIQEGLDGWLISRCPLHVFGCPYVYKRLYPGCKGGDVVYCHSLCAFGVRPKLDHEPASCGGLPRSRSPSVEKTTGAFGQMRLTSVQKAMRAIPENRRTDSREAAEQYFASSINLTYLPIEVLQNIASYLDGFSLNNLSLTCRLMRDICLSLLNERGLVIIEWVRYIENDKVRWREGRKRRFFSKSFEHVNHWGFKEANHMANHLQDCPFNNRHISEKKFAYVQPRKDGTIRSILRNCKV, encoded by the exons ATGTTTTCAGACAATCAGCTGGACAGACTCAGGGCCTGtctgggagggagccagg AGATGGAGGCACCTGTAGAGTCAGACAGAGAAGAGGGAAGTGATGAGTCAGTTGGCATTGCTGAAGACTATGACGATGAAGTGGATATTAATATACATTTTCATTGTGAGCATTGTTTCAAGATGATGAAGTGTACTGAACGCCCCAAACCTGGGTGGTGCTGTGAACTTGAGATGTGTTTCAATGGGTGCGGTCACAA ATTTCATGTATGCAAAACGGAAGAACACCGGCTCATGTGTAGTCATGAAAGGGTGCCTTGCATCAATGCTGGTTATGGGTGCCCTCACTGGATGCAGCGCCGCTTCATAGCAGAGCATTTACCATTCTGTCCAGCTTCAGTCATTATATGTAATGCAGAGTGGAATCGGTGGGCCTTAGGAGCCAAAGAAAGGGAAAAGGTGTCTATGGCCAAAGGTCTAACTGCTCTCTATGATCCTACAGATCTTG ACATGGCCTTAGCTCTACATGACCAAGAACTTGTAAATGAGATGCAGAAGATGCCAAAAAAAGTTCGAGCAACACTCTGTAATGGAATTACGCGCCGTTTTCCATGTTTACCACTAACACTACATGGGTCCAGGCATGAAACCCCACAGGAGCACTTTAATTTCCACAAGATAAGTCGGTCAGCAACAGATGAGGAAGATGATGATCTCACGCCAG GTGGTACGAGGCGTAACTCGGGCCAGTCAGCTCCTGCAGTCAAATCAGACGACATCTCTGCTATTTGCTGCATACATGGTATCATCAAAGATATATGCATATTTTGTCGTGATGATCCAGATGAACCTGACTTCAAAATGGGTAAAGTGTGGCGAGAACGGCTCTCTACAAAAAAGCCAGGGGAAATCAGATGGGTAGAAGAGCCTCGTGTGGAGAAG GTTAGAAAACGTAAtccatttggagtgttttcatacaAGAAGTATGATGAGTCCgatgaggaggaagaaggaaatACTTTAGATAAAATAAATCTCATTGTGGACGATGAGGGCCGACCAATTGGAAAGCGAGCTAGATTCCAGACCCCTCCTCCGGCTCCGTTAACATGTAAGGGCTTGACCATGGAACTGACTTTGAAGCATTATTCCCGGCATCAAACCAAGCCAAGACCAATGTTTACGTTCCAGTGTATGCAG GAAGTACGACGCTCTGAGTTCAGCAGTCATTACCAAAATGTTCACAGTGAAATACAGGAAGGCCTAGATGGTTGGCTTATCTCCAGGTGTCCCTTGCATGTGTTTGGTTGCCCATATGTATATAAACGCCTGTATCCAGGGTGCAAG GGTGGTGATGTGGTCTACTGTCATAGTCTCTGTGCTTTTGGTGTCCGGCCTAAACTTGACCACGAACCAGCTTCATGTG GAGGTCTTCCAAGATCACGTTCACCGAGTGTCGAAAAAACTACTGGTGCATTTGGTCAGATGCGTCTTACGTCTGTGCAAAAAGCAATGAGAGCCATCCCAGAAAACCGTAGGACTGATAGCCGAGAAGCAGCAGAACAGTACTTTGCTTCCAGCATTAACTTGACATACTTACCTATTGAAGTGCTACAGAATATAGCTAGTTATTTAGACGGCTTCAG CCTCAACAATCTTTCACTAACCTGCCGACTAATGAGAGATATTTGTCTCTCATTATTAAATGAAAGAGGCCTCGTTATCATAGAGTGGGTTCGATACATTGAAAATGACAAAGTAAGATGGCGAGAAGGTAGAAAA cGCCGTTTCTTTAGCAAATCATTTGAACATGTAAACCACTGGGGTTTTAAGGAAGCAAATCACATGGCTAACCATTTGCAAGATTGTCCATTTAATAATCG GCATATTTCAGAGAAGAAATTTGCTTATGTGCAGCCAAGGAAAGATGGAACAATTCGGAGCATCCTAAGAAATTGTAAAGTTTGA
- the LOC123757831 gene encoding SRR1-like protein, whose product MMESDGFQLVCKRKAARRRKLLKTVNDGDDGLNLSQENVNKCVGKIFEAKLVLQSSEGFIDFKNNLKNITTLSQTQGEKCNISSVVCYGLGLPSSSRIAKYQTALLLLLRDHFCVEAEIYDPLLTKVDTRVLQELKLHVLTKNEEGKRYVKRATVFFMPHCGKELYNNLLWANWNPVSLPLCIIIGNSFSSIVQNVPSQMLKEHYKFIYLAEGLCKEYPLKTLVEYDDIFNETSIHVISEDIVSKKEDNFWCEKCEPQYDECNVAIIRVKVDEPAAKLC is encoded by the exons ATGATGGAGTCGGATGGGTTCCAGTTAGTGTGTAAAAGAAAAGCTGCAAGAAGAAGGAAACTCCTTAAGACAGTTAATGATGGTGATGACGGCCTTAATTTAAGCCAAGAAAATGTAAACAAATGTGTTGG GAAAATTTTTGAAGCAAAACTTGTTCTTCAATCAAGTGAAGGATTTATTGACTTCAAAAATAATTTGAAAAATATTACCACACTATCACAGACTCAAGGAGAAAAGTGCAATATTTCCTCTGTGGTTTGCTACGGTCTAGGCTTACCCTCTTCTAGTAGGATTGCCAAATACCAAACAGCATTGCTTCTACTCCTCAGAGATCATTTCTGTGTTGAAGCTGAAATTTATGACCCTTTACTTACCAAAGTGGATACCAGAGTGCTGCAAGAGCTCAAGCTGCATGTCCTAACCAAAAATGAGGAGGGAAAGAGATATGTGAAAAGAGCAACAGTATTTTTTATGCCACATTGTGGAAAAGAATTGTATAATAATCTCCTGTGGGCAAATTGGAATCCAGTATCGCTACCATTATGCATCATCATTGGCAACAGTTTCAGTAGCATTGTACAGAATGTACCATCACAAATGCTGAAAGAacattataaatttatatatctTGCTGAAGGTTTGTGTAAAGAATATCCCTTGAAAACATTAGTAGAGTATGATGACATATTTAATGAAACGAGTATTCACGTTATATCCGAAGATATTGTCAGTAAAAAGGAAGATAACTTTTGGTGTGAAAAATGTGAACCGCAATATGATGAATGCAATGTAGCGATTATCAGAGTGAAAGTTGATGAGCCGGCAGCAAAGTTGTGCTAA
- the LOC123757832 gene encoding F-box only protein 30 isoform X2, producing MEAPVESDREEGSDESVGIAEDYDDEVDINIHFHCEHCFKMMKCTERPKPGWCCELEMCFNGCGHKFHVCKTEEHRLMCSHERVPCINAGYGCPHWMQRRFIAEHLPFCPASVIICNAEWNRWALGAKEREKVSMAKGLTALYDPTDLDMALALHDQELVNEMQKMPKKVRATLCNGITRRFPCLPLTLHGSRHETPQEHFNFHKISRSATDEEDDDLTPGLSVSVCTELLRGKKQGLSCNSNECRGTSIPTQPFINPYSLDGVNNAPTDYGGTRRNSGQSAPAVKSDDISAICCIHGIIKDICIFCRDDPDEPDFKMGKVWRERLSTKKPGEIRWVEEPRVEKVRKRNPFGVFSYKKYDESDEEEEGNTLDKINLIVDDEGRPIGKRARFQTPPPAPLTCKGLTMELTLKHYSRHQTKPRPMFTFQCMQEVRRSEFSSHYQNVHSEIQEGLDGWLISRCPLHVFGCPYVYKRLYPGCKGGDVVYCHSLCAFGVRPKLDHEPASCGGLPRSRSPSVEKTTGAFGQMRLTSVQKAMRAIPENRRTDSREAAEQYFASSINLTYLPIEVLQNIASYLDGFSLNNLSLTCRLMRDICLSLLNERGLVIIEWVRYIENDKVRWREGRKRRFFSKSFEHVNHWGFKEANHMANHLQDCPFNNRHISEKKFAYVQPRKDGTIRSILRNCKV from the exons ATGGAGGCACCTGTAGAGTCAGACAGAGAAGAGGGAAGTGATGAGTCAGTTGGCATTGCTGAAGACTATGACGATGAAGTGGATATTAATATACATTTTCATTGTGAGCATTGTTTCAAGATGATGAAGTGTACTGAACGCCCCAAACCTGGGTGGTGCTGTGAACTTGAGATGTGTTTCAATGGGTGCGGTCACAA ATTTCATGTATGCAAAACGGAAGAACACCGGCTCATGTGTAGTCATGAAAGGGTGCCTTGCATCAATGCTGGTTATGGGTGCCCTCACTGGATGCAGCGCCGCTTCATAGCAGAGCATTTACCATTCTGTCCAGCTTCAGTCATTATATGTAATGCAGAGTGGAATCGGTGGGCCTTAGGAGCCAAAGAAAGGGAAAAGGTGTCTATGGCCAAAGGTCTAACTGCTCTCTATGATCCTACAGATCTTG ACATGGCCTTAGCTCTACATGACCAAGAACTTGTAAATGAGATGCAGAAGATGCCAAAAAAAGTTCGAGCAACACTCTGTAATGGAATTACGCGCCGTTTTCCATGTTTACCACTAACACTACATGGGTCCAGGCATGAAACCCCACAGGAGCACTTTAATTTCCACAAGATAAGTCGGTCAGCAACAGATGAGGAAGATGATGATCTCACGCCAG GTCTATCTGTGTCTGTGTGCACTGAACTTTTACGGGGCAAGAAGCAGGGTTTATCTTGCAACAGTAATGAGTGTAGGGGCACATCCATTCCTACTCAACCCTTCATCAACCCTTACTCCCTGGACGGTGTCAACAACGCTCCTACAGATTATG GTGGTACGAGGCGTAACTCGGGCCAGTCAGCTCCTGCAGTCAAATCAGACGACATCTCTGCTATTTGCTGCATACATGGTATCATCAAAGATATATGCATATTTTGTCGTGATGATCCAGATGAACCTGACTTCAAAATGGGTAAAGTGTGGCGAGAACGGCTCTCTACAAAAAAGCCAGGGGAAATCAGATGGGTAGAAGAGCCTCGTGTGGAGAAG GTTAGAAAACGTAAtccatttggagtgttttcatacaAGAAGTATGATGAGTCCgatgaggaggaagaaggaaatACTTTAGATAAAATAAATCTCATTGTGGACGATGAGGGCCGACCAATTGGAAAGCGAGCTAGATTCCAGACCCCTCCTCCGGCTCCGTTAACATGTAAGGGCTTGACCATGGAACTGACTTTGAAGCATTATTCCCGGCATCAAACCAAGCCAAGACCAATGTTTACGTTCCAGTGTATGCAG GAAGTACGACGCTCTGAGTTCAGCAGTCATTACCAAAATGTTCACAGTGAAATACAGGAAGGCCTAGATGGTTGGCTTATCTCCAGGTGTCCCTTGCATGTGTTTGGTTGCCCATATGTATATAAACGCCTGTATCCAGGGTGCAAG GGTGGTGATGTGGTCTACTGTCATAGTCTCTGTGCTTTTGGTGTCCGGCCTAAACTTGACCACGAACCAGCTTCATGTG GAGGTCTTCCAAGATCACGTTCACCGAGTGTCGAAAAAACTACTGGTGCATTTGGTCAGATGCGTCTTACGTCTGTGCAAAAAGCAATGAGAGCCATCCCAGAAAACCGTAGGACTGATAGCCGAGAAGCAGCAGAACAGTACTTTGCTTCCAGCATTAACTTGACATACTTACCTATTGAAGTGCTACAGAATATAGCTAGTTATTTAGACGGCTTCAG CCTCAACAATCTTTCACTAACCTGCCGACTAATGAGAGATATTTGTCTCTCATTATTAAATGAAAGAGGCCTCGTTATCATAGAGTGGGTTCGATACATTGAAAATGACAAAGTAAGATGGCGAGAAGGTAGAAAA cGCCGTTTCTTTAGCAAATCATTTGAACATGTAAACCACTGGGGTTTTAAGGAAGCAAATCACATGGCTAACCATTTGCAAGATTGTCCATTTAATAATCG GCATATTTCAGAGAAGAAATTTGCTTATGTGCAGCCAAGGAAAGATGGAACAATTCGGAGCATCCTAAGAAATTGTAAAGTTTGA
- the LOC123757832 gene encoding F-box only protein 30 isoform X1, with translation MFSDNQLDRLRACLGGSQEMEAPVESDREEGSDESVGIAEDYDDEVDINIHFHCEHCFKMMKCTERPKPGWCCELEMCFNGCGHKFHVCKTEEHRLMCSHERVPCINAGYGCPHWMQRRFIAEHLPFCPASVIICNAEWNRWALGAKEREKVSMAKGLTALYDPTDLDMALALHDQELVNEMQKMPKKVRATLCNGITRRFPCLPLTLHGSRHETPQEHFNFHKISRSATDEEDDDLTPGLSVSVCTELLRGKKQGLSCNSNECRGTSIPTQPFINPYSLDGVNNAPTDYGGTRRNSGQSAPAVKSDDISAICCIHGIIKDICIFCRDDPDEPDFKMGKVWRERLSTKKPGEIRWVEEPRVEKVRKRNPFGVFSYKKYDESDEEEEGNTLDKINLIVDDEGRPIGKRARFQTPPPAPLTCKGLTMELTLKHYSRHQTKPRPMFTFQCMQEVRRSEFSSHYQNVHSEIQEGLDGWLISRCPLHVFGCPYVYKRLYPGCKGGDVVYCHSLCAFGVRPKLDHEPASCGGLPRSRSPSVEKTTGAFGQMRLTSVQKAMRAIPENRRTDSREAAEQYFASSINLTYLPIEVLQNIASYLDGFSLNNLSLTCRLMRDICLSLLNERGLVIIEWVRYIENDKVRWREGRKRRFFSKSFEHVNHWGFKEANHMANHLQDCPFNNRHISEKKFAYVQPRKDGTIRSILRNCKV, from the exons ATGTTTTCAGACAATCAGCTGGACAGACTCAGGGCCTGtctgggagggagccagg AGATGGAGGCACCTGTAGAGTCAGACAGAGAAGAGGGAAGTGATGAGTCAGTTGGCATTGCTGAAGACTATGACGATGAAGTGGATATTAATATACATTTTCATTGTGAGCATTGTTTCAAGATGATGAAGTGTACTGAACGCCCCAAACCTGGGTGGTGCTGTGAACTTGAGATGTGTTTCAATGGGTGCGGTCACAA ATTTCATGTATGCAAAACGGAAGAACACCGGCTCATGTGTAGTCATGAAAGGGTGCCTTGCATCAATGCTGGTTATGGGTGCCCTCACTGGATGCAGCGCCGCTTCATAGCAGAGCATTTACCATTCTGTCCAGCTTCAGTCATTATATGTAATGCAGAGTGGAATCGGTGGGCCTTAGGAGCCAAAGAAAGGGAAAAGGTGTCTATGGCCAAAGGTCTAACTGCTCTCTATGATCCTACAGATCTTG ACATGGCCTTAGCTCTACATGACCAAGAACTTGTAAATGAGATGCAGAAGATGCCAAAAAAAGTTCGAGCAACACTCTGTAATGGAATTACGCGCCGTTTTCCATGTTTACCACTAACACTACATGGGTCCAGGCATGAAACCCCACAGGAGCACTTTAATTTCCACAAGATAAGTCGGTCAGCAACAGATGAGGAAGATGATGATCTCACGCCAG GTCTATCTGTGTCTGTGTGCACTGAACTTTTACGGGGCAAGAAGCAGGGTTTATCTTGCAACAGTAATGAGTGTAGGGGCACATCCATTCCTACTCAACCCTTCATCAACCCTTACTCCCTGGACGGTGTCAACAACGCTCCTACAGATTATG GTGGTACGAGGCGTAACTCGGGCCAGTCAGCTCCTGCAGTCAAATCAGACGACATCTCTGCTATTTGCTGCATACATGGTATCATCAAAGATATATGCATATTTTGTCGTGATGATCCAGATGAACCTGACTTCAAAATGGGTAAAGTGTGGCGAGAACGGCTCTCTACAAAAAAGCCAGGGGAAATCAGATGGGTAGAAGAGCCTCGTGTGGAGAAG GTTAGAAAACGTAAtccatttggagtgttttcatacaAGAAGTATGATGAGTCCgatgaggaggaagaaggaaatACTTTAGATAAAATAAATCTCATTGTGGACGATGAGGGCCGACCAATTGGAAAGCGAGCTAGATTCCAGACCCCTCCTCCGGCTCCGTTAACATGTAAGGGCTTGACCATGGAACTGACTTTGAAGCATTATTCCCGGCATCAAACCAAGCCAAGACCAATGTTTACGTTCCAGTGTATGCAG GAAGTACGACGCTCTGAGTTCAGCAGTCATTACCAAAATGTTCACAGTGAAATACAGGAAGGCCTAGATGGTTGGCTTATCTCCAGGTGTCCCTTGCATGTGTTTGGTTGCCCATATGTATATAAACGCCTGTATCCAGGGTGCAAG GGTGGTGATGTGGTCTACTGTCATAGTCTCTGTGCTTTTGGTGTCCGGCCTAAACTTGACCACGAACCAGCTTCATGTG GAGGTCTTCCAAGATCACGTTCACCGAGTGTCGAAAAAACTACTGGTGCATTTGGTCAGATGCGTCTTACGTCTGTGCAAAAAGCAATGAGAGCCATCCCAGAAAACCGTAGGACTGATAGCCGAGAAGCAGCAGAACAGTACTTTGCTTCCAGCATTAACTTGACATACTTACCTATTGAAGTGCTACAGAATATAGCTAGTTATTTAGACGGCTTCAG CCTCAACAATCTTTCACTAACCTGCCGACTAATGAGAGATATTTGTCTCTCATTATTAAATGAAAGAGGCCTCGTTATCATAGAGTGGGTTCGATACATTGAAAATGACAAAGTAAGATGGCGAGAAGGTAGAAAA cGCCGTTTCTTTAGCAAATCATTTGAACATGTAAACCACTGGGGTTTTAAGGAAGCAAATCACATGGCTAACCATTTGCAAGATTGTCCATTTAATAATCG GCATATTTCAGAGAAGAAATTTGCTTATGTGCAGCCAAGGAAAGATGGAACAATTCGGAGCATCCTAAGAAATTGTAAAGTTTGA